Proteins encoded within one genomic window of Thiothrix litoralis:
- a CDS encoding RNA-guided endonuclease InsQ/TnpB family protein, which yields MQRHQAFKYELMPHGETQRQLRRFAGSCRFVYNKALALQQANHEAGEKFIGYVAMAKHLTAWRNGVETPWLKDSPVHPLQHALKDLDKAYQNFFTKRADFPRFKRKGSGDRFRYPDPKQIKLDPGNGRIFLPKLGWIRYRNSRDVLGELRNVTVSSKGGKWFVSIQTQREVELPATPATTAIGIDLGIARFATLSDGTYLEPRNSFKSKAAKLAKYQRRMAHKQKFSNNWKKAQANVQKIHTQIANARRDFLHKATTTLSQNHAFVFIEDLQVRNMSKSAAGTAENPGKNVAQKSGLNKAILDQGWGEFRRQLDYKMAWKGGMLFAVPPHYTSQECPECHHVAADNRQTQARFVCVQCHYENHADHVGAINVLERGYRLLACGDAALSRSVKQEPTEVSQLSSV from the coding sequence ATGCAACGACACCAAGCCTTCAAATACGAACTCATGCCCCATGGTGAAACACAGCGTCAACTACGCCGTTTTGCTGGGTCATGCCGCTTCGTTTACAACAAGGCGTTAGCGTTGCAGCAAGCCAATCATGAAGCGGGCGAAAAATTCATCGGTTACGTGGCAATGGCAAAACACCTGACGGCATGGCGCAACGGTGTGGAAACCCCGTGGCTGAAAGATTCCCCTGTTCATCCCCTGCAACACGCGCTCAAAGATCTCGACAAGGCTTACCAAAACTTCTTCACCAAACGTGCCGACTTCCCCCGTTTCAAGCGCAAGGGCAGTGGTGACAGATTCCGTTACCCCGACCCCAAACAAATCAAGCTCGACCCAGGCAATGGCCGCATTTTTCTGCCAAAACTCGGCTGGATACGCTACCGTAATAGCCGCGATGTGTTGGGAGAACTACGCAATGTCACGGTTTCCAGCAAAGGCGGCAAATGGTTTGTCAGCATCCAAACCCAGCGCGAAGTGGAATTGCCAGCCACACCCGCAACCACTGCTATCGGTATTGACCTTGGTATAGCGCGTTTTGCGACGCTCTCCGACGGTACGTACCTTGAACCGCGCAACAGCTTCAAGAGCAAAGCCGCCAAACTCGCCAAATACCAACGGCGCATGGCGCACAAACAGAAATTCAGCAACAACTGGAAAAAGGCACAAGCCAACGTTCAAAAAATTCACACGCAAATCGCCAATGCCCGCCGCGATTTCCTGCACAAGGCGACGACCACGCTCAGCCAAAACCACGCGTTCGTGTTCATCGAAGATTTGCAGGTACGGAATATGTCGAAGTCAGCGGCAGGCACGGCAGAAAACCCCGGCAAGAACGTTGCCCAAAAGTCCGGCTTAAACAAAGCCATTCTCGACCAAGGCTGGGGTGAATTTCGACGGCAACTCGACTACAAAATGGCATGGAAGGGCGGGATGTTGTTTGCCGTGCCGCCGCATTATACCAGTCAGGAATGCCCCGAATGTCACCATGTAGCGGCGGACAATCGTCAGACGCAAGCGCGGTTTGTGTGTGTGCAATGTCACTATGAAAATCACGCCGATCATGTCGGCGCGATCAATGTTTTAGAGCGGGGATACCGCTTGTTAGCCTGTGGAGATGCGGCCTTAAGCCGCTCTGTGAAGCAGGAACCCACCGAAGTCAGTCAGCTATCTAGTGTCTGA